The following are from one region of the Thermoproteus uzoniensis 768-20 genome:
- a CDS encoding electron transfer flavoprotein subunit beta/FixA family protein codes for MKIAVLVKPALDTSQLRVREGRVVVEETPLKINDIDRNAIEEALKLKGGDKAYAVSVLKWPPLQRRTQEAENLLREALAMGLDEAYLVTDEGLINADQTTTAKAIAAVVKKVGADLVLAAEASIDNYTGEVPPRVAAELGWPLLTYVREIKAEGGRIIARRDLEDSVEIAEVQPPAVISVTREINQPRIPTLLAIRAAMKKPVNKLGLADLGLKPEPRAELVEYRPVVIQRKRVIIKDGTPEEKADKLLQYLRQEGVI; via the coding sequence ATGAAAATAGCTGTATTGGTAAAGCCCGCGCTCGACACAAGCCAACTCAGAGTCAGAGAGGGGCGGGTCGTGGTCGAGGAAACTCCTCTGAAGATCAACGACATAGACCGAAACGCCATAGAGGAGGCCCTCAAGCTGAAGGGAGGCGACAAGGCGTATGCGGTCTCGGTTCTGAAGTGGCCTCCCCTACAGAGGAGGACGCAGGAGGCCGAGAACTTGCTACGCGAGGCGTTGGCCATGGGGCTGGACGAGGCGTATCTGGTTACTGACGAAGGCCTTATAAATGCCGACCAGACTACCACCGCCAAGGCCATAGCCGCAGTGGTTAAGAAGGTGGGGGCCGATCTAGTCCTCGCGGCGGAGGCCTCTATAGATAACTACACCGGCGAGGTGCCGCCGCGGGTAGCGGCGGAGCTGGGCTGGCCCCTCTTAACATATGTAAGGGAGATAAAGGCCGAGGGCGGGAGGATAATAGCCAGGAGGGATCTCGAGGATTCCGTGGAGATCGCCGAGGTCCAGCCGCCGGCCGTGATCTCGGTGACGCGCGAAATAAACCAGCCCCGTATACCGACCCTACTGGCCATTAGAGCCGCCATGAAGAAGCCGGTGAACAAGCTCGGCCTAGCCGATCTGGGGCTGAAGCCGGAGCCGAGAGCCGAGCTCGTGGAGTATAGGCCCGTGGTGATCCAGCGCAAGAGGGTGATAATCAAGGACGGGACGCCCGAGGAGAAGGCAGACAAACTACTTCAATACCTAAGGCAGGAGGGGGTGATATGA
- a CDS encoding tRNA-ribosyltransferase: protein MRVILGTPVRTEPKPWLYFGVDAVMINALDADGRARELLGFEGELWVDSGGYQILKRGLSISPYTLAKRYRSIGCDVCLSLDIPPTPSDPPDVADRKAEASYRNWLVLKSELPGARIVPVVHVYPDEGLFLKWIKRYDGAEELAVGGAVPYILISRGVPRGSRSVALRLIAMARREFGGRLHALGLGSPSISAALEALRIDSTDSATWRLKAAYGKVLLPGGGERHVTDRQVNFGKKKARDDELVELYRFLKSSGFPVLDGFEDYIARLKASFEYRALVNAWIVLRSREPPRSKIFQKLYQQSLSLLRVDTPLQKTQ, encoded by the coding sequence GTGAGGGTAATTCTGGGCACGCCAGTTAGGACGGAACCCAAGCCCTGGCTCTATTTCGGCGTAGACGCGGTGATGATAAACGCCTTGGATGCCGACGGGAGGGCCAGAGAGCTCTTGGGGTTTGAGGGCGAGCTGTGGGTCGACTCGGGAGGCTACCAGATACTCAAGAGGGGCCTCTCCATATCGCCCTACACACTGGCTAAACGTTATCGGAGCATCGGATGCGACGTCTGCCTATCCCTCGACATACCGCCGACCCCTTCGGATCCGCCGGACGTGGCCGATAGAAAGGCCGAGGCCTCCTACAGGAACTGGCTGGTCCTCAAATCGGAATTGCCGGGGGCCAGGATAGTGCCGGTGGTCCACGTATATCCTGACGAGGGGCTCTTCTTGAAATGGATCAAGCGCTACGACGGGGCCGAGGAGCTGGCTGTGGGCGGCGCCGTGCCGTATATACTGATCTCCCGCGGAGTGCCCCGCGGCTCGCGCTCAGTTGCCTTAAGGCTGATTGCGATGGCCAGGCGCGAGTTCGGCGGCAGACTCCACGCGCTTGGGCTCGGCAGCCCGTCCATCTCGGCGGCTCTTGAGGCGCTTCGTATAGACTCGACCGACAGCGCTACGTGGAGGCTCAAGGCCGCTTACGGCAAGGTGCTTCTGCCTGGAGGGGGCGAGCGGCACGTGACCGATCGCCAGGTGAACTTCGGCAAGAAGAAGGCCAGAGACGACGAGCTGGTTGAGCTCTATCGGTTCCTGAAAAGCTCCGGCTTCCCCGTCCTCGACGGGTTCGAGGACTATATAGCCCGTCTCAAGGCCAGTTTCGAGTACCGCGCCCTCGTCAACGCTTGGATAGTGTTGAGGAGCCGCGAGCCTCCGCGGTCGAAGATCTTCCAGAAGCTTTATCAACAGTCGTTAAGCCTCCTCCGTGTCGATACGCCTCTCCAAAAGACCCAGTAG
- a CDS encoding electron transfer flavoprotein subunit alpha/FixB family protein, which yields MKALVVYPNREALYAASAIGEYAALAVGDAELKSAEGTPVVYFVKGDPRDLGLRASAVLQLAKDYDVVVMPSHKDSKTLGGYIAQRLGAPFATDVTSLKQEGDKLVVERYVFGNKAVAVLRLSVPAILTIAPGKFMGEPPKAQSKVVELSPQLAQLFKISGVEPKASGGVKIEEAEIIVSAGRGFKKKEDLALAFDLAKALGGQVGCSRPIAADLKWLSEDHWVGLSGHKVRPKLYLAIGISGQPQHIAGILDSRIIAAINSDPSAPIFQYADYGVVEDLYKIVPILIKKVSELKR from the coding sequence ATGAAGGCGCTAGTCGTATACCCAAACAGAGAGGCGCTCTACGCAGCCTCAGCCATTGGCGAGTACGCGGCCCTCGCCGTAGGCGACGCCGAGCTGAAAAGCGCCGAGGGAACCCCAGTAGTGTACTTCGTCAAGGGCGATCCGAGGGATCTGGGCTTGAGAGCCTCCGCCGTCCTCCAGCTCGCGAAGGACTACGACGTAGTCGTGATGCCCTCCCATAAGGACTCCAAGACTCTGGGCGGGTACATAGCGCAGAGGCTAGGCGCCCCCTTTGCGACCGACGTGACGTCGCTTAAGCAAGAAGGCGACAAGCTCGTGGTTGAGAGGTACGTGTTCGGCAACAAGGCTGTGGCGGTTCTGCGGCTATCCGTCCCGGCGATCTTGACAATAGCCCCCGGCAAGTTCATGGGGGAGCCGCCCAAGGCCCAGTCTAAGGTCGTCGAGCTCTCGCCCCAGCTGGCACAGCTTTTCAAGATATCGGGCGTGGAGCCTAAGGCGTCGGGCGGCGTCAAGATAGAGGAGGCCGAAATAATAGTATCCGCCGGCAGGGGCTTCAAGAAGAAGGAGGATTTAGCGCTTGCGTTCGATTTGGCCAAGGCGCTCGGCGGCCAGGTGGGCTGTTCGAGGCCTATAGCGGCAGATCTCAAGTGGCTGTCGGAGGACCACTGGGTGGGCTTGTCGGGCCATAAGGTGAGGCCGAAGCTCTACCTAGCGATAGGCATATCAGGCCAGCCCCAACACATAGCGGGCATACTCGACTCGCGCATAATCGCGGCGATAAACAGCGATCCGAGCGCCCCGATATTCCAATACGCCGACTACGGCGTGGTGGAGGACCTCTACAAGATTGTCCCGATATTGATAAAGAAAGTGAGCGAGCTCAAGAGATAG
- the rgy gene encoding reverse gyrase produces the protein MDFRVLPALYLHSCPNCGGAVESYRLAEGLPCSECLPEEVAGSDIRRVIENLRRRNALRGLAPLADVLRRYEEIANLFEKVVGFRMWGAQRLWARRLAAGKSFAVVAPTGSGKTTFLLISALYMTSRGKALLVFPTSALAYQAYKKLLDYSSRAGLAPRIVTYNTMLKPQEREEALKRIEAGDFDILVITSAFLPKYFELLARHKFAFVATDDVDSVLRATSKNIERLLKLLGATDEVLGKAFELIELGKKRGKAVLAGDEKEAERIEREIEKAREELRRIKAELRLGVFVASGALAKARRTARLLLFREILGFDVGGRAEGLRNVYDLYVKMAEDPKTQVAELVKRLGGGGIIYVLDKDFGKDLVQHLQASGIKAEHFFRPRRKVLEAFEQGQLSVLVGLASPRSALVRGIDLPHVIRYVVFVGIPKYKFRVKLDEFSVPAFLSFLYNVRAILPQDLRFRADRLIAQLRRIAPYSARLDKILKEGASNSFEEYVLGVAKSAVEFVASLLSRDDIRKAIEASTEIKLTYIGEQLYVLLPDVTTYIQGSGRTSRLYAGGLSRGLSVVLVDDEKVLNALIREMELRFDDVRFEELSKADLDGILKSVDEDRENIRRILSGMLKPEELASRDLMKSILLVVESPTKARTIASFFGRPNMLIIGGMPAYEVSTGDSMLTVIATMGHIYELPTNLQRVAEDERRKIWRLVKPVAAGPYSPMDYSVVKTEAGYVPIYNRIYKCPGSSYVDDLDVPEGCKPLDMISTLRELASEVDAVYLGTDPDSEGEKIAYDVYLILRPYVGLIKRIEFHEVTRRAIMNALASPRDVNLSMVAAQIVRRIEDRWLGFGLSRKVQEAHGLAFLSAGRVQTPVLGWIVERYENSKAERKFDVVLKIGDGQIRLALPEDVYKALKENRKARISLLEEKTETIQPPPPYTTDEYMRDAVNKLGISAEEAMSIAQDLFESGFITYHRTDSTRISTTGIGVAREYVARRHGADAFRPRTWSAGEEGAHEAIRPTRPIDAEELRGLVAAGVIQPTIRLTRNHYAAYDLIFRRFMASQMREAEVVVARYALLLDGFNAEVRRVVEVKNEGFLAEYRSVELEPRLPTGEVDVEIAYAKRLVELLSQADVLRMMRERGIGRPSTYAKILEVLSRRGYVVVRGRRKFMIPTKRGIEIYRYLRENYGKLVSEERTRLIEKYMDDVENGRKNYVAVLDELFTEFLQEVLTRQ, from the coding sequence GTGGACTTCCGCGTTCTTCCTGCTCTGTACCTACATAGCTGTCCCAACTGCGGAGGCGCCGTAGAGTCGTACAGACTCGCCGAAGGGCTTCCCTGCTCTGAGTGCCTTCCGGAGGAAGTCGCCGGAAGCGACATCAGACGGGTCATAGAAAATCTAAGGCGGCGGAACGCGTTGCGGGGTCTGGCGCCTCTGGCCGACGTCTTGAGGAGGTACGAGGAGATCGCGAACCTTTTCGAGAAGGTGGTGGGATTCCGCATGTGGGGAGCGCAGAGGCTGTGGGCTAGGCGTCTGGCCGCCGGCAAGAGCTTCGCCGTAGTTGCGCCGACCGGCTCCGGCAAGACTACTTTCCTCCTCATATCGGCGCTGTACATGACAAGCCGAGGCAAGGCGTTGCTGGTGTTCCCCACATCGGCGCTGGCCTATCAAGCCTACAAAAAGCTACTAGACTATTCCTCCCGCGCCGGCCTCGCCCCGAGGATAGTGACGTACAACACGATGCTTAAGCCCCAGGAGAGGGAGGAGGCGCTCAAGAGAATCGAGGCGGGGGATTTCGATATACTGGTCATAACCTCCGCGTTTCTTCCCAAGTACTTCGAGCTGTTGGCGAGGCACAAATTCGCCTTCGTAGCCACCGACGACGTGGACAGCGTATTGAGGGCCACCAGCAAGAACATAGAGCGGTTGCTCAAGCTACTGGGCGCCACCGACGAGGTGCTCGGCAAGGCCTTCGAGCTCATAGAACTGGGCAAGAAGAGGGGCAAGGCCGTGCTGGCCGGCGATGAGAAAGAGGCCGAGAGGATAGAACGGGAGATCGAGAAGGCCAGAGAGGAGTTGAGGAGGATTAAGGCGGAGTTGAGGCTTGGAGTCTTCGTGGCGTCGGGCGCCCTCGCCAAGGCCAGACGCACGGCGCGGTTGCTCCTGTTCAGAGAGATCTTGGGGTTCGACGTAGGGGGGAGGGCCGAGGGTCTGAGGAACGTATACGACCTCTACGTGAAGATGGCCGAGGATCCCAAGACGCAGGTGGCGGAGCTCGTCAAGAGGCTGGGAGGAGGGGGCATAATCTACGTGCTCGACAAGGACTTCGGCAAGGATCTTGTCCAGCATCTCCAAGCCTCCGGCATCAAGGCGGAGCACTTCTTCAGGCCGAGGAGAAAGGTCTTAGAGGCCTTCGAGCAAGGCCAGCTCTCTGTCTTGGTGGGGCTGGCGTCGCCTAGATCTGCGCTGGTCAGAGGCATAGATCTGCCCCACGTGATAAGGTACGTCGTGTTCGTGGGGATACCCAAGTATAAGTTCAGGGTCAAGCTGGACGAGTTCTCCGTGCCGGCTTTCTTGAGCTTCCTCTACAACGTCAGGGCTATCCTGCCGCAAGATCTGAGGTTCAGGGCCGACAGACTCATAGCGCAACTGAGGCGCATAGCGCCCTATTCGGCCAGACTCGACAAAATTTTGAAAGAGGGAGCCTCAAACTCCTTCGAGGAGTACGTCCTAGGCGTCGCCAAATCGGCTGTGGAGTTCGTCGCCAGTCTCCTGAGCAGGGACGATATCAGGAAGGCCATAGAGGCCTCCACGGAGATAAAACTGACCTATATAGGAGAGCAACTATATGTCCTTCTGCCAGACGTCACGACATATATACAGGGAAGCGGGAGGACCTCGCGCCTCTACGCCGGAGGCCTCTCGAGAGGCCTCAGCGTGGTCCTCGTCGACGACGAGAAGGTGCTTAACGCGTTGATCAGAGAGATGGAGCTGAGATTTGACGACGTGCGGTTCGAGGAACTCTCGAAGGCCGACCTAGACGGCATCTTGAAGAGCGTCGATGAGGACCGGGAGAACATAAGGCGCATACTATCGGGGATGTTGAAGCCCGAGGAGCTCGCGTCTAGGGATCTCATGAAAAGCATATTGCTGGTGGTCGAGTCCCCAACTAAGGCTAGGACGATAGCCTCGTTCTTCGGAAGGCCCAACATGTTGATAATAGGCGGCATGCCGGCCTACGAGGTGTCCACAGGGGATTCCATGTTGACCGTCATAGCCACTATGGGCCACATATACGAGTTGCCCACAAACCTACAGAGAGTGGCCGAAGACGAACGTAGGAAGATTTGGAGGCTCGTGAAGCCTGTGGCGGCAGGTCCCTACAGCCCGATGGACTACTCCGTGGTCAAGACAGAGGCGGGGTACGTGCCCATATACAACAGGATATATAAATGCCCCGGAAGCTCCTACGTCGACGACCTCGACGTGCCGGAGGGCTGTAAACCCCTCGACATGATCTCCACGTTGAGGGAACTCGCGTCCGAAGTAGACGCAGTCTACCTAGGCACCGACCCCGACTCCGAAGGCGAGAAGATAGCCTACGACGTATATCTAATATTGCGGCCCTACGTAGGGCTCATCAAGAGGATAGAGTTCCACGAGGTGACCAGAAGGGCTATTATGAACGCCTTGGCGTCGCCGAGAGACGTCAACCTCTCGATGGTCGCCGCCCAGATCGTTAGGAGGATAGAGGATAGATGGCTCGGCTTCGGCTTAAGCAGGAAGGTGCAGGAGGCCCACGGCCTCGCATTCCTCTCGGCAGGCAGAGTCCAGACGCCTGTGCTCGGCTGGATAGTAGAACGCTACGAGAACTCCAAGGCGGAGCGCAAGTTCGACGTAGTGCTCAAGATAGGCGATGGACAGATCAGGCTGGCCCTCCCCGAGGACGTCTATAAAGCGCTTAAGGAAAACAGAAAGGCGAGGATATCTCTGCTGGAGGAGAAGACCGAGACCATACAGCCCCCGCCGCCGTACACCACCGACGAATATATGCGCGACGCGGTGAACAAGCTGGGCATAAGCGCTGAGGAGGCCATGAGCATAGCGCAGGATCTGTTCGAGAGCGGGTTCATCACATACCACCGCACCGACAGCACCAGGATCTCGACGACCGGCATAGGCGTGGCTAGGGAGTACGTCGCGCGGCGCCACGGCGCCGATGCCTTTAGGCCGAGGACTTGGAGCGCCGGCGAGGAGGGGGCGCACGAGGCGATTAGGCCCACCAGGCCCATAGACGCCGAGGAGCTTAGAGGCCTCGTGGCGGCTGGCGTGATACAGCCGACTATAAGACTCACGAGGAACCACTACGCCGCTTACGATCTCATATTCAGGAGGTTCATGGCGAGCCAAATGCGCGAGGCTGAGGTGGTTGTGGCTAGATATGCGCTCTTGCTCGACGGCTTTAACGCCGAGGTGAGGCGGGTCGTAGAGGTTAAGAACGAGGGATTCTTGGCCGAGTACAGATCGGTGGAGCTGGAGCCGCGCCTGCCGACGGGCGAGGTCGACGTAGAGATAGCATACGCCAAGAGGCTCGTAGAGCTCCTCTCGCAAGCCGACGTCCTCAGAATGATGAGGGAGAGAGGGATCGGCAGGCCCAGCACCTACGCCAAGATACTCGAGGTGCTGTCGCGGAGAGGCTACGTGGTGGTTAGAGGGAGGAGGAAGTTCATGATCCCTACCAAGAGGGGTATAGAGATCTATAGATACCTAAGGGAGAACTACGGCAAGCTGGTCAGCGAGGAGAGGACTAGGCTAATAGAGAAGTATATGGACGATGTGGAGAACGGGAGGAAGAACTACGTCGCCGTCCTAGACGAGCTGTTCACCGAGTTCCTACAGGAGGTGTTAACGCGGCAGTAG
- a CDS encoding ABC transporter permease subunit translates to MIGYLEIALATAVSTARVLALIGASIVTGWLLGYIAIKSKVFENVYTSLIGVFESVPVFSFFPVVLVFFVSGIGGYLGAELAADFLVFTAVVWNIWIGIYQAFKTVPREMVEVAENVRLGFLSRMRHLYIPYSMPRIAANLMPSFSDGFFYITVSEVFSVGSSQYSVFGIGSVIAELTAEGNWGNPAFVHRYLFALGMLALAVGSVIYGFRELANYVAGKYAIDSSMPVRRIRLIPPWLARGVGGPLARIARITAAVQRRATREPVWYEEEKGHEHLFKVIGAAVGLAMLGVVIYGAISVITSTPASLWRGLLDQTGQILLALALDYGRVFAITLLSMALAVTLGYYLATHHEVERVVVPAIQVFAAYPAPVYFPLIFAATYPVIYGVLGYYGNELYAILLGFISTFYYVFYSFWMGLKAMPHEIWELMDNLNLSYWGRLRLILLPAAMPYLVAGISSTIDSAWGGLAIGEYWPGIYDGHDLAVGNGLMKLIVISTAEGNIALAAWASLIFGVVVVLFAIFFTRRLMDLAQKKYVVEEAIYAA, encoded by the coding sequence ATGATCGGCTATCTCGAGATAGCCCTCGCGACGGCGGTCTCGACGGCTAGAGTCCTGGCGTTAATAGGGGCCTCCATAGTCACTGGCTGGCTCCTGGGCTATATAGCCATCAAGAGCAAGGTTTTCGAGAACGTCTACACGTCGCTTATAGGGGTTTTCGAGTCCGTCCCGGTCTTCAGCTTCTTCCCGGTGGTCCTAGTCTTCTTCGTGAGCGGCATCGGCGGATATCTCGGGGCGGAGCTCGCGGCGGATTTCTTGGTGTTCACGGCCGTTGTGTGGAACATCTGGATAGGCATATACCAAGCCTTCAAGACGGTCCCGAGGGAGATGGTGGAGGTGGCCGAAAACGTGAGGCTGGGCTTCTTGAGCAGGATGAGGCACCTCTACATACCCTATTCCATGCCGCGGATAGCGGCCAACCTAATGCCCAGCTTCTCGGACGGATTTTTCTACATAACCGTGAGCGAGGTCTTCTCCGTGGGCTCCTCGCAGTACAGCGTTTTCGGGATAGGCTCAGTCATAGCGGAGCTGACCGCCGAGGGGAATTGGGGAAATCCCGCCTTCGTGCACCGCTACCTGTTCGCTCTGGGCATGCTGGCGCTTGCGGTGGGCTCCGTGATCTACGGCTTCAGGGAGCTCGCCAACTATGTGGCCGGGAAATACGCCATAGACAGCTCCATGCCCGTTAGGAGGATCAGGCTGATACCTCCGTGGCTGGCCAGAGGCGTGGGAGGGCCTCTGGCGAGGATTGCCAGGATCACAGCGGCGGTCCAGAGAAGGGCGACGCGGGAGCCCGTGTGGTACGAGGAGGAGAAAGGCCACGAGCATCTGTTTAAGGTAATAGGCGCGGCTGTAGGCCTCGCCATGCTCGGCGTCGTCATCTACGGCGCCATATCCGTGATCACGTCGACGCCGGCCTCCCTGTGGCGCGGTCTTCTGGACCAGACCGGCCAGATCTTGTTGGCCCTGGCGCTGGACTACGGCAGGGTTTTCGCCATAACGTTGCTGTCTATGGCCTTGGCCGTGACCCTCGGCTACTACCTCGCAACGCATCACGAGGTCGAGCGCGTCGTCGTGCCGGCGATACAGGTCTTCGCGGCCTACCCCGCCCCCGTATATTTCCCCCTGATCTTCGCGGCGACGTACCCCGTGATCTACGGCGTGCTGGGGTACTACGGCAACGAGCTCTACGCCATACTCCTGGGCTTCATATCTACGTTCTACTACGTCTTCTACAGCTTTTGGATGGGCCTTAAGGCCATGCCGCACGAGATCTGGGAGCTCATGGATAATCTGAACCTATCCTACTGGGGGAGGTTAAGGCTGATTCTGCTCCCGGCCGCTATGCCGTACCTAGTAGCCGGGATCTCGTCGACTATCGACAGCGCCTGGGGCGGCCTAGCCATAGGCGAGTATTGGCCCGGCATATACGACGGTCACGACCTAGCCGTTGGGAACGGCTTGATGAAGCTCATAGTGATATCCACGGCCGAGGGCAACATAGCGCTCGCCGCGTGGGCTTCCTTGATCTTCGGCGTGGTGGTCGTGTTGTTCGCGATATTCTTCACTAGAAGGTTGATGGATCTGGCCCAGAAGAAGTACGTAGTGGAGGAGGCCATATACGCGGCCTAG
- a CDS encoding GTP cyclohydrolase I gives MSIRLSKRPSRVKLRGRAEAVCPVSKTVDEYVVEVEYVPREHALLIEEFEKILESYRGREIFHEELAVDIAERIRNAISPAYVKVVARSTYRGVEVEVTAEIGGQPTIYI, from the coding sequence GTGTCGATACGCCTCTCCAAAAGACCCAGTAGGGTAAAGCTCAGGGGACGGGCCGAGGCGGTATGCCCCGTGAGCAAGACAGTCGACGAGTACGTGGTCGAGGTCGAGTACGTGCCGAGGGAACACGCCTTGTTGATAGAGGAATTCGAGAAGATCTTGGAGAGCTATAGGGGCAGAGAGATATTCCACGAGGAGTTGGCGGTGGATATAGCCGAGAGGATAAGAAACGCCATATCGCCTGCATACGTCAAGGTCGTTGCGAGGTCGACCTACAGAGGCGTGGAGGTCGAAGTGACGGCCGAGATCGGCGGCCAGCCCACTATATATATTTAG
- a CDS encoding ABC transporter ATP-binding protein, whose translation MIAAEGLGKRFGDVWALQDVTFSADAGRVVSILGPNGAGKTTLVRILITELLPTKGRAYVAGHDVVKEAEKIRRRIAAVPQEGSPIGFLTPYEFVYAYLLLRGYPRREARRRAEQALAELQLSDVKGREIQTLSGGTKRRVLLAAVLAADVDVVFLDEPTTGLDVFSRRIVWNAVSSMRRNGVTVLLTTHYVEEAQSLSDYVVLINKGRVVDVGSPGALIEKVPGKYVVEAYGIPNSIDRKPHMAIGDRGIYFVDDPGEIADSLIRAGAKVSIRQRSLEDYVLYRIGAISEES comes from the coding sequence ATGATCGCCGCTGAGGGGCTCGGCAAGAGGTTCGGAGACGTGTGGGCGCTACAAGACGTCACGTTCTCGGCCGACGCCGGGCGCGTTGTGTCCATCTTAGGCCCTAACGGCGCTGGCAAGACTACTCTGGTGAGGATACTGATAACGGAGCTGTTGCCCACGAAGGGTAGGGCCTACGTCGCGGGCCACGACGTGGTCAAGGAAGCCGAGAAAATAAGGCGTAGGATAGCCGCAGTTCCGCAGGAGGGCTCGCCCATAGGGTTCCTCACCCCCTACGAGTTCGTGTACGCCTACCTCCTCTTGAGGGGATACCCCCGACGAGAGGCGCGGCGAAGGGCCGAGCAGGCGTTGGCGGAGCTCCAGCTCTCCGACGTGAAGGGGAGGGAGATACAGACCTTGTCGGGCGGCACTAAGAGGCGCGTGCTCCTCGCGGCCGTCCTAGCCGCCGACGTGGACGTGGTGTTCCTCGACGAGCCGACCACAGGCTTGGACGTATTCTCGCGCAGGATTGTGTGGAACGCAGTGTCGTCGATGAGGCGGAACGGCGTCACGGTTCTCCTGACCACTCACTACGTGGAGGAGGCCCAGTCGTTGAGCGACTACGTCGTTTTGATAAACAAGGGCAGGGTGGTGGACGTGGGCTCTCCCGGGGCCTTGATAGAGAAGGTGCCGGGCAAATACGTGGTCGAGGCATACGGGATCCCTAACTCGATAGATAGGAAGCCTCATATGGCCATAGGCGATAGGGGGATATACTTCGTCGACGACCCCGGCGAGATCGCCGACAGCTTGATCAGAGCCGGGGCTAAAGTGAGTATACGGCAGAGATCTCTCGAGGACTACGTGTTGTATAGGATAGGAGCCATATCGGAGGAGTCATGA
- a CDS encoding ABC transporter permease, translated as MKKLLRDILVIGWLNGWVPLVRSWIWLVANSVTPLSFLIVLAIYAGEAGLRWGLLGGLIWTVASNGISLIGDATFYRLEIKFQQMLVAAPVSPIAYALGLALSSFIFAAPAIAFYAGYLAVLGAFTIMGAAALAISMILLWVSTAGLGFAISTLIKQMRYAWAVPGILSAVLSAMAPVYWPATVLPNELLGVLLPTGAAGIIGQSALGMVRYGAYVIVASWISLVIYAVISLILLAKVARWRQV; from the coding sequence ATGAAGAAGCTCTTGAGGGACATACTGGTGATTGGTTGGCTCAACGGCTGGGTCCCGCTAGTGCGTAGCTGGATCTGGCTTGTGGCAAACTCCGTGACGCCCCTCAGCTTCTTGATAGTTCTGGCCATTTACGCGGGCGAGGCCGGCCTTAGATGGGGTTTGCTGGGAGGCTTGATATGGACCGTCGCGTCTAACGGCATATCCTTAATAGGCGACGCCACCTTCTACAGGCTGGAGATAAAATTTCAGCAAATGTTGGTGGCTGCACCGGTGAGCCCAATCGCCTACGCGCTCGGCCTTGCGCTGAGCTCGTTCATATTCGCGGCGCCCGCCATAGCCTTCTACGCAGGCTACCTTGCAGTGCTCGGCGCGTTCACGATCATGGGAGCCGCCGCGCTGGCAATCTCCATGATACTGCTGTGGGTGTCCACGGCGGGCTTGGGCTTCGCCATATCGACCCTCATCAAACAGATGCGGTACGCCTGGGCCGTGCCGGGTATACTGAGCGCGGTGTTGTCGGCCATGGCGCCTGTCTATTGGCCGGCCACCGTGTTGCCCAACGAGCTTCTCGGCGTCCTGTTGCCGACGGGCGCGGCGGGCATAATAGGCCAATCGGCTCTGGGCATGGTCCGCTACGGCGCCTATGTGATCGTCGCGTCTTGGATCTCGCTCGTTATATACGCCGTAATTTCGCTGATTCTACTAGCCAAGGTGGCCCGGTGGAGGCAAGTCTAG
- a CDS encoding ABC transporter ATP-binding protein, with translation MLEGKDLSFGYGNFRVFEDINIAVDEGQIVAIVGPSGIGKSTLLRILGGFLKPLTGSVLLFGKPVVRPTPQIMLVHQSIVTFPWMTALENVMLGLQYMKMDRREAEEEARRILELVGLRGFESFYPKEMSGGMRQRVAIARALAARPSVLLMDEPFSHLDELTAENLRREIYDILFNESTSLKGVVLVSHNLYEVVELSDVVYVLNGRPAHVVDIVNIDLPRPRSLKDPSITKYVDMLYTSLTSPREQKEGEI, from the coding sequence GTGCTTGAGGGGAAAGACCTCAGCTTTGGCTACGGCAATTTCAGAGTATTCGAGGACATAAATATCGCGGTTGACGAGGGGCAGATCGTCGCTATAGTGGGCCCGTCGGGCATAGGGAAGTCCACCCTTCTGAGAATTCTCGGCGGGTTCCTCAAGCCGTTGACCGGCTCCGTCCTCCTTTTCGGCAAGCCCGTGGTTAGGCCGACGCCTCAGATAATGCTGGTGCATCAATCAATTGTCACGTTCCCTTGGATGACCGCCCTGGAGAACGTCATGTTGGGGCTCCAGTATATGAAGATGGATCGGAGGGAGGCCGAGGAGGAGGCACGCCGGATCTTGGAGCTGGTGGGGCTTAGGGGCTTCGAGAGCTTTTACCCCAAGGAGATGTCGGGAGGCATGAGGCAGAGGGTGGCCATAGCGAGAGCTCTGGCCGCCAGACCCTCGGTGTTGCTTATGGACGAGCCCTTCAGCCACCTCGACGAGCTGACCGCCGAGAACCTCAGACGCGAGATCTACGACATACTTTTTAACGAGTCCACCTCGCTGAAAGGGGTCGTCCTCGTCTCGCACAACCTCTACGAGGTGGTGGAGCTCTCGGACGTCGTCTACGTCCTGAACGGCCGCCCCGCCCACGTGGTCGACATAGTCAACATAGACCTTCCCCGCCCCAGAAGCCTAAAGGACCCCTCAATAACGAAGTACGTGGACATGCTCTACACGAGCTTGACCTCGCCCAGGGAGCAGAAAGAGGGTGAGATATGA